The genomic region CCCCAAACGCTTCATGTTACTCCTTACGCTAAAGTACGTCTACCATACAGCCATTCATAGGCTCTAAGCGATACCCCCATATGACCGTCCTTTTCGAGCCACTGCCGGGCGATTCCGTCGTTTTGCGGGCGCTCGGCAAGCGGTTAGCGCTCGCGGGCACCGTTCTGAACCGAGAGCTCCCAGCGATACCCGTCCGGATCTTGAAACCACAGGCCCATATGCGGCGAGCCCGGCGATGTAGGGCCGATCTCGTTGCCGGGATCTTCCAGTTCTACGCCGTTTTTTTTCAGCATCTCGAGCGCTTCGTGTAGCGCGCGCATACTGTCGAGGTAAAACGACATGTGGTCAATCGTGTCCGGATGTGGTGTGCCTTTGAAGAACCCGATGATAATTGCGTCGTTCGTCAGCGCGATGGCCTCATCGGACCGGAACATTTCGTGCAGATCGAAGTTGTTGGTCCAAAACTGCGCGCTCTTCTCCGGGTCTATGACGGCAAGGCTGAAATGCCAGACCGCGCCAAGTTGTACTTTCACGTCCATACCTCTTCGTAACGCATCAAGTCGCGGCCGGTACGCGCGGATGATGCGAGCTTTCTGCACATTCGTCAGGCCCCGTCATTCCACCATCGACAC from Candidatus Eremiobacteraceae bacterium harbors:
- a CDS encoding VOC family protein yields the protein MKVQLGAVWHFSLAVIDPEKSAQFWTNNFDLHEMFRSDEAIALTNDAIIIGFFKGTPHPDTIDHMSFYLDSMRALHEALEMLKKNGVELEDPGNEIGPTSPGSPHMGLWFQDPDGYRWELSVQNGARER